From a single Aquincola tertiaricarbonis genomic region:
- a CDS encoding NAD(P)-binding protein has translation MNVAVVGGGYSGCLAALLLAEQGHRVDLYEAGDALGGILRDAVLPQGRFFPGCQYINIDPVLMALVDTVEGTTLQRFDHRYGSWNDLFGAVRVHHDFAQPVVPGPLGALQPVAEGEQDTLGGRLAAYEARVAGPLTAWAARHGAPDALAAQNAAALQVGRVFYADDAAAMQQAKQQDDRADRLYGLPRSHFDPPRPLQQAALPLDGFDAFIQALQTALQRRGVQIHLQAPVKPLPGADGRIQLQLRQQPIAADAVVWCANPTALLQRLGGERLQSPALRCVNLFARLEGRAPEAPVYYQAFGATHPLLRLFCYGGERPRITVEALDEAWPLADLVAAAEQVLHDLGWDLRLADASLQPQLRYSLLTTHDLHCIERFGRQAARQGIITGGWQHYGRDPRLHHIFAEMAAAGLA, from the coding sequence GTGAACGTGGCGGTGGTGGGCGGCGGCTATTCCGGCTGCCTGGCGGCATTGCTGCTGGCCGAACAGGGCCACCGCGTCGATCTCTACGAAGCCGGCGATGCGCTGGGTGGCATCCTGCGTGACGCGGTGCTGCCACAGGGTCGCTTCTTCCCGGGTTGCCAGTACATCAACATCGACCCGGTACTGATGGCCCTGGTGGACACGGTGGAAGGCACCACGCTGCAGCGCTTCGACCACCGCTACGGTTCGTGGAACGACCTCTTTGGTGCCGTGCGGGTGCACCACGACTTCGCGCAGCCCGTGGTCCCCGGGCCGCTGGGCGCGCTGCAGCCCGTGGCCGAGGGTGAACAAGACACGCTGGGTGGCCGCCTGGCCGCCTATGAAGCCCGGGTGGCGGGGCCTTTGACGGCCTGGGCCGCGCGCCATGGTGCGCCGGACGCACTGGCTGCGCAGAATGCCGCCGCCCTGCAGGTGGGCCGGGTGTTCTATGCCGACGATGCTGCCGCGATGCAGCAGGCCAAGCAGCAGGATGATCGGGCCGACCGGCTCTACGGCCTGCCCCGCAGCCACTTCGATCCGCCGCGCCCGCTGCAGCAGGCGGCCCTGCCGCTGGACGGTTTTGATGCGTTCATCCAGGCGCTGCAGACGGCGCTGCAACGCCGGGGCGTGCAGATCCACCTGCAGGCGCCGGTCAAGCCCCTGCCGGGTGCGGACGGCCGCATCCAGCTGCAGCTGCGGCAGCAGCCCATCGCGGCCGATGCCGTGGTGTGGTGCGCCAATCCCACCGCGCTGCTGCAGCGGCTGGGTGGTGAGCGGCTGCAGTCGCCCGCGCTGCGCTGCGTGAACCTGTTCGCCAGGCTGGAGGGCCGGGCGCCCGAGGCACCGGTGTACTACCAGGCCTTTGGCGCCACGCATCCGTTGCTGCGCCTCTTCTGCTATGGCGGTGAGCGCCCGCGCATCACCGTGGAAGCGCTGGACGAGGCGTGGCCGCTGGCCGATCTGGTGGCCGCCGCCGAGCAGGTGCTGCACGACCTGGGCTGGGACTTGCGGCTGGCCGATGCCAGCCTGCAACCGCAGCTGCGCTACTCGCTGCTGACCACCCACGACCTGCACTGCATCGAGCGCTTCGGTCGGCAGGCGGCGCGGCAGGGCATCATCACCGGCGGCTGGCAGCACTATGGCCGCGATCCGCGGCTGCACCACATCTTTGCCGAGATGGCGGCGGCGGGCCTGGCATGA
- a CDS encoding WbqC family protein: MKRCAIMQPTYLPWSGYFHLMTQVDVFVLLDDVQFQRRSWHTRNRILLQGREHMLTVPVAAAHQRDRLHQVQTVAEEPWRARHWATLSAAYAKAPHGRALLDLLQPLYQAPLADRGLTAWNESLIRTLAQALGIDTPLVRATTLGCGGQRSEHLLNLCLALGCDSYLSPRGSREYLEEDEFEANAQVALDFQQFDPKPYAQLRAESFVSHLSVIDVIAQQGVSFAARYVRGEA, encoded by the coding sequence ATGAAGCGCTGCGCCATCATGCAGCCGACCTACCTGCCGTGGTCGGGCTATTTCCATCTGATGACGCAGGTGGACGTCTTCGTGCTGTTGGACGACGTGCAGTTCCAGCGCCGCAGCTGGCACACCCGCAACCGCATCCTGCTGCAGGGCCGGGAGCACATGCTCACGGTGCCGGTAGCCGCGGCCCACCAGCGCGACCGCCTGCACCAGGTGCAGACCGTGGCCGAGGAGCCTTGGCGCGCGCGCCACTGGGCCACCCTGAGCGCCGCGTATGCCAAGGCGCCGCACGGTCGAGCGCTGCTGGACCTGCTGCAGCCGCTGTACCAGGCACCGCTGGCCGATCGCGGCCTCACCGCCTGGAACGAGTCGCTGATCCGCACCCTGGCGCAGGCGCTGGGCATCGACACCCCGCTGGTGCGTGCCACCACGCTGGGCTGTGGCGGCCAGCGCTCGGAGCATCTGCTCAACCTGTGCCTGGCGCTGGGCTGCGACAGCTACCTCTCGCCCCGCGGCTCCCGCGAGTACCTGGAAGAGGACGAGTTCGAAGCCAATGCTCAGGTGGCACTGGACTTCCAGCAGTTCGATCCCAAGCCCTATGCGCAGCTGCGCGCCGAGTCCTTCGTGTCCCACCTGTCGGTGATCGACGTGATCGCCCAGCAGGGAGTTTCTTTTGCGGCCCGCTACGTGCGGGGTGAAGCATGA
- the pseF gene encoding pseudaminic acid cytidylyltransferase, producing the protein MRLALIPARGGSKRIPRKNIRDFCGRPMLAWPVAAALESGCFDRVVVSTDDEDIAQAAREAGAEVPFMRPATLADDQAGTIAVIRHAIGELLPEAGHDDLVCLLYATAPFVQPADLTDSLAKLRARPEADFALSVCAFPAPIQRALRLDAQGRVSMFDPAQYSRRSQDLEPAFHDAGQFCWGRADAWMTVTNVFTPACLAFPLPPHRVQDIDTPDDWQRAEWMFRAQGLAGGPRHEA; encoded by the coding sequence ATGAGGCTGGCGCTGATCCCGGCGCGTGGTGGCAGCAAGCGCATCCCGCGCAAGAACATCCGCGACTTCTGCGGCCGTCCGATGCTGGCCTGGCCGGTGGCTGCGGCGCTAGAAAGCGGATGCTTCGACCGCGTGGTGGTGTCCACCGACGACGAAGACATTGCCCAGGCCGCTCGCGAAGCGGGAGCCGAAGTGCCCTTCATGCGGCCCGCGACGCTGGCCGACGACCAGGCCGGCACCATCGCCGTCATCCGCCATGCCATCGGCGAGCTGCTGCCAGAGGCCGGACACGACGATCTGGTGTGCCTGCTGTATGCCACAGCGCCCTTTGTGCAGCCGGCCGACCTGACGGACAGCCTGGCGAAACTGCGTGCCCGGCCAGAAGCCGATTTCGCGCTGTCGGTGTGCGCCTTTCCGGCGCCCATCCAGCGCGCGCTGCGGCTGGATGCCCAGGGCCGGGTCAGCATGTTCGATCCTGCGCAGTACAGCCGCCGCTCGCAGGATCTGGAGCCGGCCTTCCACGACGCCGGCCAGTTCTGCTGGGGCCGCGCCGATGCGTGGATGACCGTGACCAACGTGTTCACCCCCGCCTGCCTGGCCTTCCCGTTGCCACCGCACCGGGTGCAGGACATCGACACGCCCGACGACTGGCAGCGCGCCGAATGGATGTTCCGCGCCCAGGGCTTGGCCGGAGGGCCGCGCCATGAAGCCTGA
- the pseC gene encoding UDP-4-amino-4,6-dideoxy-N-acetyl-beta-L-altrosamine transaminase, producing the protein MIPYGRQQITDEDVAAVVATLRSDFLTQGPQVPAFEAAVAHAVGAAHAVAVNSATSALHIACLALGLGPGDWLWTSPITFVASANCARYCGAAVDFVDIDPQTRNLSVQALQAKLEEAERLGRLPKVLVAVHLCGDPCDMQALHALAQRYGFAVVEDASHAIGAQYRGQPVGNGRWSDITVFSFHPVKIITSAEGGMALTQRADLAERMQLLRSHGITRDAAAMTQSPDGPWAYEQIDLGFNYRMTELQAALGLSQLNRLHHYVQVRQQLAARYDKALAGLPLTLPWRDARDQSALHLYVVRVQPGAPMDRAALFERLRARGIGVNVHYIPVHTQPYYRRLGFAPGDFPQAERYYAEALSLPLFAGLTDEQQATVVAALHEALAA; encoded by the coding sequence ATGATTCCCTACGGCCGTCAGCAGATTACCGACGAGGACGTGGCGGCCGTGGTCGCCACCCTGCGTTCGGACTTCCTCACCCAGGGCCCGCAGGTGCCTGCCTTTGAGGCGGCCGTCGCGCATGCCGTGGGCGCGGCCCACGCGGTGGCCGTCAACAGCGCCACCTCAGCCCTTCACATCGCCTGCCTGGCCCTGGGCCTGGGTCCCGGCGACTGGCTGTGGACCAGCCCCATCACCTTCGTGGCCTCGGCCAACTGCGCACGCTATTGCGGCGCTGCTGTGGACTTCGTCGACATCGATCCGCAGACCCGCAACCTCAGCGTGCAGGCGCTGCAGGCCAAGCTCGAAGAGGCCGAGCGCCTCGGCCGGCTGCCCAAGGTGCTGGTGGCGGTGCACCTGTGTGGCGACCCCTGCGACATGCAGGCGCTGCACGCGCTGGCGCAGCGCTATGGTTTTGCGGTGGTGGAAGATGCCTCCCATGCCATTGGCGCGCAGTACCGGGGTCAGCCGGTGGGCAACGGCCGCTGGAGCGACATCACCGTCTTCAGCTTCCACCCGGTCAAGATCATCACCAGCGCCGAAGGCGGCATGGCGCTGACCCAGCGGGCCGACCTGGCCGAACGCATGCAGCTGCTGCGCAGCCACGGCATCACCCGCGATGCCGCCGCGATGACTCAATCGCCGGACGGCCCCTGGGCCTATGAGCAGATCGACCTCGGCTTCAACTACCGCATGACCGAGCTGCAGGCCGCGCTGGGCCTGAGCCAGCTGAACCGGCTGCACCACTACGTGCAGGTGCGCCAGCAGCTGGCCGCCCGCTACGACAAGGCACTGGCCGGCCTGCCTCTCACGCTGCCCTGGCGCGATGCGCGCGACCAGAGTGCGCTGCACCTGTATGTGGTGCGTGTGCAGCCTGGCGCGCCGATGGACCGGGCGGCACTGTTCGAGCGGCTGCGTGCCCGCGGCATCGGGGTCAACGTGCACTACATCCCGGTGCACACCCAGCCCTACTACCGCCGCCTGGGCTTTGCGCCCGGCGACTTTCCGCAGGCCGAGCGCTATTACGCCGAGGCCTTGAGCCTGCCCCTGTTCGCCGGGCTCACCGATGAACAGCAGGCCACGGTGGTGGCTGCCTTGCACGAGGCGCTGGCGGCATGA
- a CDS encoding class I SAM-dependent methyltransferase, which yields MNESIADHYRSLLQAHGDSHEAAQYSSRESQEARYAVLAEVGDLQGARVLDFGCGTGHLATWLQGRGIDCRYTGVDIVTEFFPHARAKHPGHRFGTLADFEGERFDYVLVSGVFNNRMDDNAAFLARTLEDLFARTDRALAFNLMSAYVDYQDPGLWYARPEDVFGLVKKLTPFVSLRNDYVVKQVAVPFEFAVYAYRQPREVLR from the coding sequence ATGAACGAGAGCATTGCCGACCACTACCGCAGCCTGCTGCAGGCGCACGGCGATTCGCATGAAGCGGCACAGTACTCCTCGCGAGAGTCGCAAGAGGCGCGTTACGCGGTGCTGGCCGAAGTGGGTGACCTGCAAGGCGCCCGCGTGCTGGATTTCGGCTGCGGCACGGGACACCTGGCCACCTGGCTGCAGGGCCGCGGCATCGACTGCCGCTACACCGGGGTGGACATCGTCACCGAATTCTTCCCGCACGCGCGCGCCAAGCATCCCGGCCACCGCTTCGGCACGCTGGCCGACTTCGAGGGCGAACGCTTCGACTATGTGCTGGTGAGCGGCGTGTTCAACAACCGCATGGACGACAACGCGGCCTTCCTGGCGCGCACGCTCGAAGACCTGTTCGCGCGCACCGACCGGGCGCTGGCCTTCAACCTGATGAGCGCCTACGTGGACTACCAGGACCCGGGCCTCTGGTACGCCCGGCCCGAAGACGTGTTCGGCCTGGTCAAGAAGCTGACGCCCTTCGTCTCGTTGCGCAACGACTACGTGGTCAAGCAGGTGGCCGTGCCCTTCGAGTTCGCGGTGTATGCCTACCGCCAGCCGCGCGAGGTGCTGCGGTGA
- the pseB gene encoding UDP-N-acetylglucosamine 4,6-dehydratase (inverting), translated as MLNDKSILITGGTGSFGKAFVKTVLERYPRVRRLVVFSRDELKQFEMGQQFPETTYRAMRYFIGDVRDPQRLLRAMEGIDIVVHAAALKQVPAAEYNPFECIKTNVLGAQNVIEACLDRGVQRVVALSTDKAAAPVNLYGATKLCSDKLFVAANGIKGTRDLRFSVVRYGNVMGSRGSVIPFFLQQRPSGVLPITDPLMTRFNISLQDGVDMVLWAIEHASGGEILVPKIPSYRITDLAEAIAPECEQRVVGIRPGEKIHEEMITACDSPNTVDIGRYYAILPSGNGFDRDEYLRHHRATSVAPGFTYDSGANDDFLSVPQLRKLIAQHVEGISMVERRRRP; from the coding sequence ATGCTCAATGACAAGTCGATCCTGATCACCGGAGGTACCGGTTCCTTCGGCAAGGCCTTCGTGAAGACGGTGCTGGAGCGCTACCCCCGCGTGCGGCGCCTGGTGGTCTTCTCGCGCGACGAGCTCAAGCAGTTCGAGATGGGGCAGCAGTTCCCCGAAACCACCTACCGCGCGATGCGCTACTTCATCGGCGACGTGCGCGACCCGCAGCGCCTGCTGCGCGCGATGGAAGGCATCGACATCGTGGTGCATGCGGCCGCGCTCAAGCAGGTGCCGGCCGCCGAATACAACCCCTTCGAGTGCATCAAGACCAATGTGCTGGGGGCGCAGAACGTCATCGAGGCCTGCCTGGACCGCGGCGTGCAGCGCGTGGTGGCCCTGTCGACCGACAAGGCGGCCGCGCCGGTGAACCTGTACGGTGCCACCAAGCTGTGCTCCGACAAGCTCTTCGTCGCGGCCAACGGCATCAAGGGCACACGCGACCTGCGGTTCTCGGTGGTGCGCTACGGCAACGTGATGGGCAGCCGCGGCTCGGTGATCCCGTTCTTCCTGCAGCAGCGGCCGTCGGGCGTGCTGCCGATCACCGATCCGCTGATGACGCGCTTCAACATCTCGCTGCAGGACGGCGTCGACATGGTGCTGTGGGCCATCGAGCATGCCAGCGGCGGCGAGATCCTGGTGCCCAAGATCCCGTCCTACCGCATCACCGACCTGGCCGAGGCCATTGCACCGGAATGCGAGCAGCGCGTGGTCGGCATCCGCCCCGGCGAGAAGATCCACGAAGAGATGATCACCGCCTGCGACAGCCCCAACACCGTGGACATCGGCCGCTACTACGCGATCCTGCCTTCGGGCAACGGCTTCGACCGCGACGAGTACCTGCGCCACCATCGCGCCACCTCGGTGGCACCAGGCTTCACCTACGACAGCGGTGCCAATGACGACTTCCTGAGCGTGCCGCAGCTGCGCAAGCTCATCGCGCAGCATGTCGAGGGCATCTCGATGGTCGAACGCCGTCGCCGTCCATGA
- the pseG gene encoding UDP-2,4-diacetamido-2,4,6-trideoxy-beta-L-altropyranose hydrolase codes for MKPDVAPVVLALRADASTEVGSGHVMRCLALAEAAEDLGQRAVFVCRALPGDLRGEISARGFEVLTLPLDAQTPWTPERDAQATLQALATLAQPPRWLLVDHYGLGADWHRSVAASGAAIAVLDDLADRPLQARVLIDQNAVTTLHRRYPALVPPDCQLLLGPQYTLLRRDVRLAAQERAAQSRQQLAAGPVLLFLGGADADGLTLQVLDHLPTAGLAGPLQVLAGAMNPHQAALRSRCQALGHGFEVARRDMRPLLARTRAAVVACGMFAVELQALGVPCLLLPLSDIQRQVAEHFSRHGRALLLQADRIGEPRALARALDQLMTLPFEPGGDTAVAPDGARRVVQHLIESAA; via the coding sequence ATGAAGCCTGATGTCGCCCCAGTGGTGCTGGCCCTGAGGGCCGACGCGTCCACCGAGGTGGGCTCGGGCCATGTGATGCGGTGCCTGGCCCTGGCCGAAGCGGCCGAGGATCTGGGCCAGCGTGCCGTGTTCGTGTGCCGCGCGCTGCCCGGCGACCTGCGGGGAGAGATCAGCGCCCGCGGCTTCGAGGTGCTGACCCTGCCGCTGGATGCGCAGACGCCCTGGACGCCCGAGCGCGACGCCCAGGCCACGCTGCAGGCGCTGGCCACGCTGGCGCAGCCGCCGCGCTGGCTGCTGGTGGACCACTACGGCCTGGGCGCCGACTGGCACCGCAGCGTGGCCGCCAGTGGCGCCGCCATCGCCGTGCTGGACGACCTGGCCGACCGGCCCTTGCAGGCCCGGGTGCTGATCGACCAGAACGCGGTGACCACGCTGCACCGCCGCTACCCCGCGCTGGTGCCGCCCGATTGCCAACTGCTGCTGGGGCCGCAGTACACGCTGCTGCGGCGCGACGTGCGGCTGGCTGCCCAGGAGCGCGCCGCGCAATCACGCCAGCAGCTGGCGGCCGGTCCGGTGCTGCTGTTCCTGGGCGGGGCCGACGCCGACGGCCTGACGCTGCAGGTGCTGGATCACCTGCCCACCGCGGGCCTGGCGGGCCCGCTGCAGGTGCTGGCCGGCGCGATGAATCCCCACCAGGCGGCGCTGCGCAGCCGCTGCCAGGCGCTGGGCCATGGCTTCGAGGTGGCGCGCCGCGACATGCGGCCACTGCTGGCCCGCACGCGCGCGGCCGTGGTGGCCTGCGGCATGTTCGCGGTGGAACTGCAGGCGCTGGGCGTGCCGTGCCTGCTGCTGCCGCTGTCGGACATCCAGCGCCAGGTGGCCGAGCACTTCAGCCGCCACGGCCGTGCGCTGCTGTTGCAGGCTGACCGCATCGGTGAGCCCCGGGCGCTGGCACGCGCGCTGGACCAGCTGATGACCCTTCCTTTCGAGCCCGGCGGCGACACCGCCGTGGCCCCCGACGGCGCCCGCCGCGTCGTGCAACACCTGATCGAGAGCGCCGCATGA